Genomic segment of Candidatus Bathyarchaeota archaeon:
TCAGGTCCCCCTCAAGCTCTATCCCAGAGTTTTTAACAGCCTTAGCTGCCACGGACATGGCTGCAACCCCTGACTTCATGTTATGGACCCCAGCCCCCCAGAGCCTGTTCCCCTCCCTCCTAGGCTGGAAGGGGTCCCACCTCCAGGACTCTGTCAATGGGTCTATGTCTAGGTGGCCATTGAACATCATGCTCCTCCCCCCTCCTCTCCCCCTAAGCCTGGCCACCACCTGCCTCCTCCCAGGCTGGACCTCCTGGACCTCCACCTCAAACCCCAAGTCCTCGAAGTAGTCCCTCATGAACATCGCGGCCGGGGTCTCCTGGGTGGTGAAGCTGGGTATCCTGACAAGCTCGGAGGCCAGATCAACGACCTCCTCCTCCTTGACCAACCCAAGAATCTCACCCTTCAACTCATACCCTCCCACCTATAAGCTCGGCATTTCAGATTTAAGGGTGAGGAGAAAACTCATATCTGGATGAGCCTCAACACCGAGGTGGCTGGGGTCCTCAGTGAGATAAGCGAGATCTATGCAGCCACGGGTGACCTCTTCAGGAGCAGAGCCTTCAGAACCGCTGCCCAGAGGATAGCATCCCTAACAGAGGATATAGGAGATGTACACGCCCAGGGTAGGCTCATGGAGATACCAGGAGTGGGGAGGAGCATCGCATCCATCATAGAGGAGTACTTAGAGACGGGAAGCTGCTCCCTGCTTGAAGAGCTTAGGGAGTCGCTGCCTCCGGGGGTTCTGGAACTCATGCAGCTCGAGGGGGTCGGCCCCAAGACCGCCCTGAGATTGAATAGGGAGCTTGGGATAACCTCCATAGACCAGCTCGAGGCCGCGGCCAGGGAGGGGAGGCTAAGAGGGGTCAGGGGCTTCGGAGCCAAGACCGAGGAGAACATCCTCAAGGCGATAGAGGAGCATAGGAGCAGGCAGGAGCGCCACCTCCTAGGAGGGATCCTACCCCTCATCCGAGGGATCACCTCCTACATGAGGGAGGATGAGGCCGTCATAGAGGTGGAGGCCGTGGGCTCGGCTAGGAGGATGGCTGAGACCGTTGGAGATCTGGACATACTCGTCTCATCGGAGAAGCCTCTGAAGGTTGTGAAGCGCTTCATCTCCATGCCTAACGTCACTAGGGTGATATCGAAGGGGAGAATGAGGAGCACCGTAATCCTCGGGAAGGGGGTACAGGTGGACCTGAGGGTGGTCCCCCCCGAATCCTACGGGGCAGCCCTCCAGTACTTCACAGGCTCGAAGGAGCACAACATAAAGCTCAGAACCATAGCCAAGAATAAGGGCCTAAAGCTGAGCGAGTACGGCCTATTCGAGAGGGAAACCGGGAGAAGGGTGGCGGGTGAGGATGAGAAGGAGATATACCGCCATCTAGGCCTCAGCTGGATAGAGCCCGAGCTGAGAGAGGACCGGGGGGAGATAGAGGCCGCAGCGTCTGGGAGGCTCCCAAGGCTGGTTGGATATGAGGAGGTGAAAGGGGACCTCCACATCCACACGACATGGAGCGATGGAACCGGTACAATAGAGGAGATGGCGGATAAGGCGAGGATGATGGGCTTGGAGTACATAGCCATCTGCGACCACTCGAAGACCCTCGGCATAGCTAGGGGCCTAGATGAGGAGAGGCTGAGGGAGCAGATGAGGGAGATAGATAGGCTCAACGAGAAGCTGGAGGACTTCACCATCCTCAGGGGGGTTGAGTGCAACATCAAAGCAGACGGCAGCCTAGACCTCTCCAACTCGGTGCTCAGAGACCTCGACCTCGTTATCGCAGCAATCCACTCGGGATTCAAGTCGGATAAGGAGCAGATGACTCAGAGGCTGATAAAGGCCATCCACAACGATCATGTCTCAGCCATAGCCCACCCCACCGGGAGGATGATCCAGAGGAGGAAAGGATACCCACTAGACCTCGACAAAGTGCTGGAGGCTGCATCAAAGCAGGGGGTTATGATGGAGATAAACGCCTTCCCAGACCGGCTGGACCTGAACGAGTTAAACAGCAGAAAGGCAAAGGAGATGGGAGTATCCCTCTACATAGGGACAGATGCCCACACACCCAACCAGATGGACTTCCTCCCCTTGGGAGTGGCCGTAGCGAGGAGGGGGTGGCTGGAGGCCGGAGATGTAGCCAACACCCTAGACGCCAGAGGCCTCCTTATGAGGATTAGAGGAGGCTAGGTGAAAGGCCTCCTGAAGAGCCTCAGAAAGGCCTCTCTTCCCTTTCTCCATGTTGAAAGTATGCAGAATAGTATCGATAGGGTGACTATGAGGGTGGAGGCATAGAAGCCTCCAACGGCGTCGGAGAGTCCCTCAAAGATGAATCCCCCAACCGCAGCTCCCAGCACGTATAAAATCATCTTTCCAACCCATTGAACCAGAATCACCCATCTGAGGGGGAGCCCACTGGAGCCGGATAGGAGGATCACAGGGGTATCGGGAAGAGGCGTCACAGAGACCAGAAAAACGGCTATGAGCCCATACCTCCTAATCCATGATTCCAACCCCCCACCACCTCCCCCACCAGCCGATTGGGCAATCCCCCTCCCGAGGTAGTAGGGCGCCAAGTTTCCAATGGATCCTCCCGAGCCGGATATGAGGCCGAGAAGGAGGGGATTATGCCTGGGTGTCAAGGAGAGAAACAGTGGCACGAACAGATCCCGGGCCACTACAGTCATATGGCTTAGGGTGGTCACAATGAACAGGAAGAGTAGCTCCAGCTCCATGGGAGCCTCAAACCCAGCGAGCACCCCCAGAAGGGAGACGGATGACAAAGCCACTATTGCCACCAAGATAAGGGTTCTATGGGGTTTGAGGCCTCCCATAAGGCCATCTTATGGATGATCTGATTTATTAAAAGGTTGGCTCAATCCGTTATGGATGCTGG
This window contains:
- the polX gene encoding DNA polymerase/3'-5' exonuclease PolX — its product is MSLNTEVAGVLSEISEIYAATGDLFRSRAFRTAAQRIASLTEDIGDVHAQGRLMEIPGVGRSIASIIEEYLETGSCSLLEELRESLPPGVLELMQLEGVGPKTALRLNRELGITSIDQLEAAAREGRLRGVRGFGAKTEENILKAIEEHRSRQERHLLGGILPLIRGITSYMREDEAVIEVEAVGSARRMAETVGDLDILVSSEKPLKVVKRFISMPNVTRVISKGRMRSTVILGKGVQVDLRVVPPESYGAALQYFTGSKEHNIKLRTIAKNKGLKLSEYGLFERETGRRVAGEDEKEIYRHLGLSWIEPELREDRGEIEAAASGRLPRLVGYEEVKGDLHIHTTWSDGTGTIEEMADKARMMGLEYIAICDHSKTLGIARGLDEERLREQMREIDRLNEKLEDFTILRGVECNIKADGSLDLSNSVLRDLDLVIAAIHSGFKSDKEQMTQRLIKAIHNDHVSAIAHPTGRMIQRRKGYPLDLDKVLEAASKQGVMMEINAFPDRLDLNELNSRKAKEMGVSLYIGTDAHTPNQMDFLPLGVAVARRGWLEAGDVANTLDARGLLMRIRGG